Sequence from the Microbacterium sp. AZCO genome:
GGATGCCGAGCGCGGCGCTGTACGGGATGTGCATGGCCTCCGCGGCACGCTCCCACGCCTCGGGCTCGTCGGGGTCGAGGGCGAGCCGGTCGATCATGAGCCGATACGCCTCGGGGTCGGCATCCGCCATGTCGCGCACCGTGCGGGCGGCGAACCGCAGGTTGAAGCGCGCCATGACGTTCGTGAAGAGATTGTCGTTGACGACCGTCGTGTACTCGTCCGGCCCCGTCACGCCGTGGATGTGGAAGGTCTCGACCTCGGTGGCGCCGTCGCTCGTGCGCCAGAAGCCGAGAGTCGTCCACAGGCGCGCCGTCTCGACGGCGATGTCGACGCCCTCACGGTGGAGGAACTCGGTGTCGCCCGTGGAGCGGACGTACTTCGCGAGCGCGAAGCTCACGTCGGCGTTGATGTGGTACTGCGCCGTGCCCGCCGCGTAGTAGGCCGAGGCCTCCTCGCCGCTGATCGTCCGCCACGGGAAGAGGGCGCCCGCCTCGTTGAGCTGGAACGCCCGCCGCCGCGCGGCGGGCAGCATGAGGTACCGCATGCGCAGCGCGTTGCGCGCCCACTGGGGCGTCGTATAGGTGAGGAACGGGAGCACGTAGATCTCGGTGTCCCAGAAGTAATGGCCGCTGTAGCCCGACCCCGTCACGCCCTTGGCGGGCACGCCCTGGCCGTCGGCCCGAGCGGTCGCCTGCGCGAGCTGGAAGAGGCACCACCGCGTCGCCTGCTGCAGGGCGTCGTGGCCCGCGATGCGGACGTCCGAGCGCGCCCAGAAGTCGTCGAGCCACGCGCGCTGGCGGGCGAAGTGCTCGTCGATGCCGACGGCGAGCGCACGGTCGAGCGTGCGACGGCAGCGGTCGACGAGCTCGCGCGGCGGCACGCCGCGGGACGTGTGGTAGCTGACGAGCTTGGTCACGGTGATGGGAACGCCCGCCTTGGCCTGCACGCGGAAGACGTTCTTGGCGATGTCGGCCTCGACGAGGCGGCGCGCGGAGAAATCGTTCGCCGTGTCGATCACGTGGTCGGCCGCGACGGCGAGCGTCATGCCCGACTGCGTGACCCGGTACGACAGCGCGGTGCGCAGGTCGTCCTGCCAGAACTCCTGCGGCTGCAGCACGCGCTCATGGAAGCGCTCGCTCTTGCGGGGGTCGAAGCCGGCCTTCTTGGACGCGACGGGCGAGCCGCCGTAGACGTCCTCACCGTCCTGGCGGTTGATGATCTGGCAGCTGATCGTGACGGGGGCGTCGTCGTTGAGGACCTCGACCTTGACCCGCATGATCGCGAGGTGCTTCTCCTCGAACGACACGAGGCGCTCGAACTCGATGCGCACCTCCTTGCCCGAGGGGGTCACCCAGATGAGGTGCCGGCGCAGCACGCCGTCGCGCATGTCGAGGGTGCGCTCGTACTCGCGCACGTCGGCGACGTCGAACGACAGCGGCTCGTCGTCGACGTAGACGCGCATGACCTTGGCGTCCGGAGCGTTGATGATCGTCTGGCCGACCTCGGCGAAGCCGTACGCCTGCTCCGCGTGGCGGATCGGGAACGTCTCGTGGAAGCCGTTGATGAAGGTGCCGTGCTCGTGCGCGTGCCGCCCCTCGGGCAGGTTGCCGCGCAGCCCGAGGTAGCCGTTGCCCACGGCGAAGAGGGTCTCGGTCACGCCCGCGTCGGCGAGGGAGAACTCCTTCTCGACCAGGCGCCACGGGTCGACGGGGAAGCGGTCGCGGTCGATCATCGGACGAGCTCCTCGAGGTCTGCGACGACGATGTGCGCGCCCGCGGCGCGCAGGTCTTCCGCCCCGACACCGCGGTCGACTCCGACGACGAGGCCGAAGCCTCCCGTTGCGGCGGACTTCACGCCGCTGATCGCGTCTTCGACCGCGGCGCTGC
This genomic interval carries:
- a CDS encoding glycosyl hydrolase family 65 protein, producing MIDRDRFPVDPWRLVEKEFSLADAGVTETLFAVGNGYLGLRGNLPEGRHAHEHGTFINGFHETFPIRHAEQAYGFAEVGQTIINAPDAKVMRVYVDDEPLSFDVADVREYERTLDMRDGVLRRHLIWVTPSGKEVRIEFERLVSFEEKHLAIMRVKVEVLNDDAPVTISCQIINRQDGEDVYGGSPVASKKAGFDPRKSERFHERVLQPQEFWQDDLRTALSYRVTQSGMTLAVAADHVIDTANDFSARRLVEADIAKNVFRVQAKAGVPITVTKLVSYHTSRGVPPRELVDRCRRTLDRALAVGIDEHFARQRAWLDDFWARSDVRIAGHDALQQATRWCLFQLAQATARADGQGVPAKGVTGSGYSGHYFWDTEIYVLPFLTYTTPQWARNALRMRYLMLPAARRRAFQLNEAGALFPWRTISGEEASAYYAAGTAQYHINADVSFALAKYVRSTGDTEFLHREGVDIAVETARLWTTLGFWRTSDGATEVETFHIHGVTGPDEYTTVVNDNLFTNVMARFNLRFAARTVRDMADADPEAYRLMIDRLALDPDEPEAWERAAEAMHIPYSAALGIHPQDAVFLEREIWDLEHTPPDKRPLLLHFHPLVICRYQVLKQADVVLALFLQGNHFTDDEKLADFEYYDPLTTGDSTLSAVVQSILAAEVGYQDLALDYFRQSAFVDLGDLHHNAQDGVHVASAGGVWTALVSGFGGMRDHFGHLTFDPRLPASWDELAYTLHWHGTRLEVTVTRSELRVAASEGDAVEFGVRGASFTVEPGSDIVVPLADQGPVIPGRPTIRQFEDARREDGTLLSASVPTVTATIPVITEEFEPGAAPVGT